The Candidatus Neomarinimicrobiota bacterium region GGTGGTGCCGATGACGTGTCCTGTAGCCCGGTCCATGGCTTTGTGGATCGGGGTTACCACGTGCGCGGACGAGCTGATGAGTATGCGTCCAGCGGTATCAACATCGTGTTGAGCCAGGGTATCGAGTTCTTCAGACAGTGCCACGGGATCCAGGACGACTCCGTGACCAAGGATGCACACGGTGCCGGGGTGGAGGATCCCGGAGGGCACCTGATGGAGCACAAGTGTCTCGCCGTCGACTTTGACGGTGTGGCCGGCGTTGGCCCCACCCTGGTAACGGGCCACCAAATCGACACCGGCACAAAGCAGATCGACCACCTTGCCCTTGCCCTCGTCACCCCATTGGCCTCCGATGACTGCAGTAACCGGCACGGCTAGACCCGCAGGCAAAGGAGCAAGGTGATTGCAGAAACGATGGCCGAGGCCAAGACCATCTATGCGCTGGATCGGGCCTGGGCCCTGACCTCCAGCATGGCCATCAGAGGGCTGGCGACATAGATAGAAGAGTAGGTCCCCACCAGCACGCCCACGATGAGCGCAAAGGCAAAATATTTGATGACCTCGCCACCCATCAGGTAGAGCATGAGTACCACCATCAAAGTGGTGAGCGAGGTAATGATGGTGCGGCTGAGGGTTTGGTTCACGGAGCGGTTAACGGTAAAAAAGAAATCATCCTTGCGGTGCAGCTTGACGTTCTCGCGGATGCGGTCAAATACAACGATTGTGTCGTTCAGCGAGTAGCCCACAATGGTCAGGAATGCGGCGACAATGGCCAGATCAATTTCCAGGTCGAGCAGCGAAAAAACCCCCAGGGTAATCAGGACATCGTGTGCCAGGGCGACCACCGCGCCCACCGCGTAGTAGCGGTCAAAGCGCAGGGAGATGTAGATGAGGATGCCCAGCAGAGCAAACAGGATCGCCTGTAGGGCCTTGCCCCGCAGCTCCCCCCCTATCTTGGGGCCCACCGACTCCAGCCGGCGAACCTCGAATGTCAGCCCCGCCAGGGCAGTCTGCAGACGCTCGCGGAAGTCCTCGCCCACATCACCGGCGGCCAGCCGGACCAGCACTTCGTTGTCGGCCCCGAACCGCTGTATGATCGGTCGATCGAAGCCGCCCTCAAGGAGCAGCTGGCGCACCTGACCCGTTTCCAGGGGAGTTTCAAACTGCAGTTGGGCCAGCGTGCCACCCGTAAAATCGATGCCCAGTTTGGGCCCTCCCCGGATGATCAGCGACAGCAGACCCACCGCGATCAGGGTCAGCGAGAGATAGGCCGCAAGCTTGCGCTTGCCGAGAAAGTCAATGTTGACGTTGGTAAGTAAACGCATTTTCTGAAGCGGTCCCCCTAGATGCTCAGCGTCTTGACCTTGGGATTCCGGGTACGCACCATAAAGATCGTCCTGGTCATGAATATGGCCGTAAACATGGACGCCAGAATGCCCCAGAACAGCGTGACGGCAAAGCCTTTTATGGGCCCCGTACCGAACTGAAACAGTACCAGGGCGGCCAGGATGGTGGTGACATTAGCGTCGATGATGGTGACGGTGGCCCGGGCATAGCCGCTGTCGATGGCGGCGCGGATGGACTTGCCCTTGTCCAGTTCCTCCCGAATGCGCTCAAAGATCAGGACATTGGCATCCACAGCCATGCCGACGGTGAGGATCAACCCGGCAATGCCAGGCAGGGTCAGGGTGGCCCTGAGGGAGGCAAGTGCGGCCAGCACCACCAGAATATTGAAGGTCAGTGCCAGCGTGGCAACCAAGCCGCTGCCCTTGTAATAAAATATCATGAAGGCGATCACCAGCAGGCCGCCATACAGCGCCGCCCTGAAACCGCTGGAGATGGAGTCCTGGCCGAGGCTGGGGCCAACGGCCCGCTCTTCGATGATGTCCACCGGCGCCGGGAGGGAGCCAGCCCGCAGAACGATGGCGATGAGCTTGGCCTCGTCCATATCCTTCATGCCCGAGATCTCCGTCTGGCCGCCGGGAATCTTGCCGCGGATTTCGGGCGCCATGTGAACCCTCTTATCCAGTACAATGGCTACGCGGCGGCCCACGTTCGCGCCCGTCACCCGGGCCCAGGTGCGCTCCCCTTCGCTATTCATGCTGAGGTTAACCACCGGCTGGTTGGCCGCGTTGCTTCCCAGAGAGCCGATGTTGGCCTTGGCCTCAGTGATGACCCCGCCCGTCAGACTGGGTTCGCGATTGAGATAGTACAGGGTATAGAATTCGTCATCGACGCCGGTGGCCGGCAAGACCTCTGACCGGTTGCTCCACATGAACACGCCGTCAGTCGGTACAGCAACCTTCGATTCGGGCCGCTCCAGCAGCGCATCCACCGCGTGGCGGTGGCGGGAGGCCACCACGAAGTCGTTCCCCACATTAAATATGTAGCCGGTAAATGGACGCTCACCCAAGACTTCCTGCGAGATGGCGAGGCCACCCACCGCGGCAGGCGCATCGCCACCACCACCCAGTATCGCCGCCAAGGCGTCCTCCAGCGTATCGGCTGGCGTTTCAGTGTCATCGGCGGCGGGTTGTTCCGGGGGCGAGCCTGCAGCCCGCAACGCCTCGTCAATCTTCAGCATCACATCTCGGCCCACCCCCAGATCTTGGAGGATATTGAACTCCAGCAAGGCTGTATTCTGGATAAGACTCCGGGCCTGCGCGGGATCCTGCACACCGGCCAACTCCACAATAATGCGCTTCCCACCCGCCTTCTGGATGGTAGGCTCGGACACGCCGAACTGGTCCACCCGGTTGCGGATGATCTCCAGGGCCCGGTCCACGGCATCATCGGCCTCGAGGCGCAGGGCGGCAATGATGTCTGGAGTCCGGCTGCCAAATTCGCTGAAATGCCGGATGAGTCGCAGGCTATTTTCCTCAGCCCGGGCACTAAAAATGGTGAAGAAATCACTGTCGGAGTCCAGCGCCTCCGCGGCGGTCTGGTTCAGAACATCATCGAACAGGGCATCCTTGTTCTTGGCCAGCGTCCGGACGAGGCTGGGTATGTCCACTTCCAGAACAAGGTGAATACCACCCTGGAGGTCCAACCCCAGGCTGATGATCCTGTGCTCAAGGGCCTCAAGCGATCCTGCGGTTCGGCGCGCATCTTTGTCTTCTTCGGAAAGTGCACGGTACTGTAGCGTAGGGAGAATGGCGTAAATTACCCACGTGAATACCAGGCCGATGATAGCGAGACGCAAGGATGGCAGGGGCAGCATGAAGGGTTTTTTACGAAATTTCTCTTCTGGTTATTGGCAACGGAGACGAACGGTGGGGAAGTTACTCCCAGTCTCTTTCAGTACACAACGTGAAAGCCAGTCGGGCAAGTTTTGGGTTCTCTGCACGGGGAGCAACCGTAAAGACGGATTGCTGATCACGCCGTCCCTGGCGTAAGTTCACCTCCTTATGGCCAATCAACAAAGTAGGGCACAATCCCGTGTTGAGAGCTTCATTGAAAATCCCCGCGGGGCGCTCTGGAGGCTGAGTCTTCCCATCCTGGGGGGCATGACCATCCACACCTTATACTCTGTTGCGGACATGGTTTTTGTGGGGTGGGTAGGCCCGGAGGCGGTGGCGGCGCTGGCCTTTAACATGCCCCTCATTTTCTTCTCCTACGGCATTACCATGGGCCTGTCATCGGGCGTGACCGCCGTGGTGGCACGGGCCATTGGCGGGCAGGACAAAGTGCGGGCGGACAACACGGCCGAGCACGCCGTATTTCTGGGCGTGGTCATTGGCGTCGGCCTGACCTTCATCGGACTTGTCTGGGGTGCGCCGCTGCTGGCTGTGCTGGGGGCACGCGGGGAGATACATACCCTGGCCTGGAGCTACTTTCAGGTGATCGCCCTGGGCATCTCATTTTCTGTGCTCTCGGCGTTTTTCCGGGGCATCCTGGCCGGTGAAGGCGACACGATTCGCCCCATGACCCTGCTGGGGGGTGGCATGGTGCTGAATCTGATTCTTGATCCCATCTTCATATTCGGTCTGGGCCAAGGCGTGAGAGGAGCGGCCCTGGCAACGATCATCAGTCAGCTGATTGTCTTCCTTATCTTCGTGTATCTGATCTTCCTCCGGCGGAGCACGTTCGTGAAGTTCCGGCTGCGGCATTTTCAGTACCGGCCGGCCATTCTCACCAGCATTCTCGCCATCGGGCTACCAGCGTCGCTCTCGTTCGTCATTATGTCGATTGGCGCCGGAGTCTTCAACCGGATTCTCAGCGGCTACTCGCATCACGCGGTGGCTGCCTACCAGATCGGGGGCCGGTTGGAGATGATCTACCTCATGCCCATTATTGCCATTTCGGCGGGCACGGTGACGCTGGTGGGGATGTTCTACGGCGCTGGTGAATACGGCCAGCTCCGGGGCATCATTCGCTATGCCCTGGAGCGGGCGGTGCTGTTCGGGTTGGTGGCCGCGGCCATCATCTATCCCCTGGCCCCCAAGATTCTGCTGATCTTCAATCCCAGCCCCGAAATCCTCGAGATCGGCGTCTCCTACCTGCGTATCAATGCTCTGGCCTTTCCCGTTGCGCCGCTGGGCATGATCAGCGCCCGCGTGTTGCAAGGCATGGGCAGGGGCTTGCCGTTTCTAGTGATCACTTTCCTACGGGTGATTGCCCTCAGCGCCCCCCTTGCTATCCTGTTCACCTACGGCCTGCACTT contains the following coding sequences:
- a CDS encoding MATE family efflux transporter, whose protein sequence is MANQQSRAQSRVESFIENPRGALWRLSLPILGGMTIHTLYSVADMVFVGWVGPEAVAALAFNMPLIFFSYGITMGLSSGVTAVVARAIGGQDKVRADNTAEHAVFLGVVIGVGLTFIGLVWGAPLLAVLGARGEIHTLAWSYFQVIALGISFSVLSAFFRGILAGEGDTIRPMTLLGGGMVLNLILDPIFIFGLGQGVRGAALATIISQLIVFLIFVYLIFLRRSTFVKFRLRHFQYRPAILTSILAIGLPASLSFVIMSIGAGVFNRILSGYSHHAVAAYQIGGRLEMIYLMPIIAISAGTVTLVGMFYGAGEYGQLRGIIRYALERAVLFGLVAAAIIYPLAPKILLIFNPSPEILEIGVSYLRINALAFPVAPLGMISARVLQGMGRGLPFLVITFLRVIALSAPLAILFTYGLHLPVTYVWFAMVISIAIASATGLIWLLAVLRQTEQLPVGAAPVARPKSAPVVEGAA
- the secD gene encoding protein translocase subunit SecD; its protein translation is MLPLPSLRLAIIGLVFTWVIYAILPTLQYRALSEEDKDARRTAGSLEALEHRIISLGLDLQGGIHLVLEVDIPSLVRTLAKNKDALFDDVLNQTAAEALDSDSDFFTIFSARAEENSLRLIRHFSEFGSRTPDIIAALRLEADDAVDRALEIIRNRVDQFGVSEPTIQKAGGKRIIVELAGVQDPAQARSLIQNTALLEFNILQDLGVGRDVMLKIDEALRAAGSPPEQPAADDTETPADTLEDALAAILGGGGDAPAAVGGLAISQEVLGERPFTGYIFNVGNDFVVASRHRHAVDALLERPESKVAVPTDGVFMWSNRSEVLPATGVDDEFYTLYYLNREPSLTGGVITEAKANIGSLGSNAANQPVVNLSMNSEGERTWARVTGANVGRRVAIVLDKRVHMAPEIRGKIPGGQTEISGMKDMDEAKLIAIVLRAGSLPAPVDIIEERAVGPSLGQDSISSGFRAALYGGLLVIAFMIFYYKGSGLVATLALTFNILVVLAALASLRATLTLPGIAGLILTVGMAVDANVLIFERIREELDKGKSIRAAIDSGYARATVTIIDANVTTILAALVLFQFGTGPIKGFAVTLFWGILASMFTAIFMTRTIFMVRTRNPKVKTLSI
- the secF gene encoding protein translocase subunit SecF; translation: MRLLTNVNIDFLGKRKLAAYLSLTLIAVGLLSLIIRGGPKLGIDFTGGTLAQLQFETPLETGQVRQLLLEGGFDRPIIQRFGADNEVLVRLAAGDVGEDFRERLQTALAGLTFEVRRLESVGPKIGGELRGKALQAILFALLGILIYISLRFDRYYAVGAVVALAHDVLITLGVFSLLDLEIDLAIVAAFLTIVGYSLNDTIVVFDRIRENVKLHRKDDFFFTVNRSVNQTLSRTIITSLTTLMVVLMLYLMGGEVIKYFAFALIVGVLVGTYSSIYVASPLMAMLEVRAQARSSA